ACGTGACTAACTTATTTGACAACCTAGTCATCCAAAAATAGAAGTCATCTTACTATTTTGTTTAAGAGTTAATAGAATTTTAATAGAATGGACTAAAGTAAgcaatttttaaaagattaagaacTAGAATAGAtgtattttaaagtttaaggaccaaaatagaataagattcaaaattcatgaaccaaaataaaatttaaatctaataataaaattgatagaGAAATGTTGGtgttttggattattttgattagAGGGTAGCCCTAGTTTCCTCGTCCCACAACTAAGGGCATGGCGTATTGGGATGGCCccctcttttttcatttttcattttttttttcctttaaaactttaaatattTGACTCCAAATGATTGTGTTCTTATGAGAAACtcatttcaattttcttctcttatttatttattttgatgataatgatcttcttttacttttaatttacactttttttatttttttgatttgTGTGCAAATTGGATAGATATTTCTATGATTTGTCAGAAGggttaaaaaaaagatttttattattttatgtgttTTCTTCCTGGACCCTATGCTGGCCACCAACTATTATTTTAATCCTTCCCatgttgatatatatatatattgttttgattcttttttaataaacataaaaGCAAAAAGGCAAGgctaattatttcaatttttttgttttagaattttaggagtatttaattaagagaattttgatttgatttgttaACCTAGAGTTGAGATGGTGAGTCTAGGGTTTTGATTATAATGTGTTTTGAAATCTTATATATCTAGCTATATACTAAtttattatgcattcattatAAATTCAAATCCCTAATATAGgctttataaatttaaatcttGTGAACCATTATGCTGCACAATTTcaaaaatgaccaagaaaaaCACAAACTTTCTAAATCTttgatattaattatgtgaaatttTCCAACATGTTTCTAGTACTTATATATCTATGAGTGTCCAAGTCAATTTATGTGTACCTCAACTAATCTTACAGGACAACCCGTCGACTTTATAACATCTGAGTGTCAAGAAAATCTGATATTAAATTCTAAGTAGATTACTACCATAGATTGAACCCATAACTTCTTAGTCATTTAGAAAGGTCATGTCCCTCTATTTACCACTAGATCAACCCATGATAGGTTCGTAAGGAGTCGTGAATTCTTCATTGATCACATCACCTCCAcgtcattttgattttaaaaaatgatactCAGAGAGCTTCAATTCATTAGATAACAGATATGCAAAAATATTATCTAAGAAGAGATTAAAGAAAAACTTTCCAGCTGAGATATATATATTGGTACACCAAAAGGCAACAAGATTGATAATATCTTCCCATATACGAAAGAGGAAATGTTTCTGAACTTTTTAGAGTTCTATTGTTGAACTCCAACCAAATAACCCATATGaatttagtagcttcacaaacATTGCATCAACAAAtaacatggaaaaaaaaaaaaaaaaaagccttttTGCTAATACTTTCCTTATTTTACCTCAACAAATTCAAATCTCTAATTGGCATGTTTAGAATGACATTTTCAAAGtatactaattttttaaaaagtcatttcaaaccaattctaaaaatttaaatcgGTTGCATCAAAACGTTATTATTATGATTGGTTATACATGAATATAACAAAaatgttaataatatttgagCATAGCTGACCCAAaaggaaatattaaaaaaaataaaataaaataaatgacacaaacaccttataaTATGGTATGCATGTGACAGCCAAgttaagagagagagaaagagagatccATATCATGGGATGGGTCCAGGAAAGCTCCCTTCCATGACAAAAATATACAGCAAATTCACAccctctttcttctttctttttttcttttttttcttttttttttccctctctttacCTAAAATTCGCTGTCTTTCAGACTCTTCACCCATTTTCCCACACTTCTAGCCATGAGAGTGAGAGCCAATACACCACTCTCTAAcccatttccttttcttcttcttcttcttctttaatcaaattcttcttctatttcttctCATCTTTCTCTCTTTGAATCTCAATCCAAATCTTAACACACACCCACATAATATTGTGAGATCTAGCATGCATTGCCATTCCTATGGCTTCCCCTCACCATTCCCATAGCTTCATGTTCCAATCCCGCCCCGCCGATCACCATGAATACGTCCCCTCCGCCTCCTTTAACGCCATCCCTTCATGCCCTCCTCACCTCTACTTTCACGgtctctctcttcttctctcttcttctttctgcgtgcgaacttttttttttctaataacatTCGATCTTTATCAATAACTAggttttttcaaatatattgcAAGACTAGGGCAATTACTGTATATATGATCGTATTCTTCTTTCGAATTTGGGGTATGATGAGTATGCTATTGATGTTTCAACCTGAATTTTTTTTCTGAGTAAGAAATAAAAGGAAGTCGGGATGAGTAGGTGTACCAGAAAATCTCAACTAAATTGTAGTTTCTTGTTGAAAATTCTTTGTTGTtctctcctttctttctttgtGTTTGCTCTACATGCATGCGCATGATGGAATTTTGATTATAGAAGTGATGTTTGTTTGGTTATTGTTTAGATGGGGTTGTTCCGGTGATGATGAAGAGATCGATGTCGTTTTCAGGAGTCGAGAATGGGTGTGAGGAAGTGAATGGCGACGAGGGGTTATCGGACGATGGATTGGCGTTGGGAGAGAAGAAGAAGCGATTAAATTTAGAGCAAGTGAAAGCATTGGAGAAAAGTTTTGAGTTAGGGAATAAGCTTGAGCCAGAGAGGAAAATGCAGCTAGCCAAAGCTTTGGGGTTGCAGCCAAGACAAATTGCTATTTGGTTTCAGAATAGAAGAGCCAGATGGAAAACCAAACAATTGGAGAGAGATTACGAGGTGTTGAAGAAACAGTTTGAAGCTCTAAAAGCTGACAATGATGTACTTCAAGCTCAAAATACCAAACTCCATGCAgaggtaataaaaacaaaaacaatacaTTCAAATTTCACCTCCCGttttggtaattatttggtttttcaaaaactttttatctttCTATGTTCAATAAAAGAACTgcgaattcttaatcaaattcaaaaaacaaaact
This DNA window, taken from Benincasa hispida cultivar B227 chromosome 6, ASM972705v1, whole genome shotgun sequence, encodes the following:
- the LOC120080286 gene encoding LOW QUALITY PROTEIN: homeobox-leucine zipper protein ATHB-20-like (The sequence of the model RefSeq protein was modified relative to this genomic sequence to represent the inferred CDS: inserted 2 bases in 1 codon; deleted 1 base in 1 codon); translation: MASPHHSHSFMFQSRPADHHEYVPSASFNAIPSCPPHLYFHDGVVPVMMKRSMSFSGVENGCEEVNGDEGLSDDGLALGEKKKRLNLEQVKALEKSFELGNKLEPERKMQLAKALGLQPRQIAIWFQNRRARWKTKQLERDYEVLKKQFEALKADNDVLQAQNTKLHAELLALKTKDSGEVVXGGAATMNLKKENEECWSSDNSCDINLDISKTQASIGGGSGGGGRGCSQPGIIKDLFPSAAFRSAAITQLLQHGSSRSTVDHPQVIQEESFSQMFNGIEEQQQTAAAAAAAAGFWPWNSDQNSHFH